A region from the Aeromicrobium choanae genome encodes:
- a CDS encoding ammonium transporter: MEPGTIWLLICAALVLFMTPGLAFFYGGLVKAQSVISMMMLSFGAMGLVFVLWILYGFNMGSAGSSDIIDGWLANPFSDFALQDLATGDGASGLAGVAFGATFAVITTALISGAVADRARFFPWMLFSGLWATIVYFPSQGWVWGFDDEGLTGWIGTLTIGDAVPIDWAGGTVVHISAGAAAFALALVLGKRTVGFSKEAAEPHNVPLVLIGAAILWFGWFGFNTGAATESGLGALIFLNTIAAPAAGILGYIVVEHFKDGKPTAVGAASGIVAGLVAITPSCANLSPFWAIVLGLLAGAVCCFAIDLKYKLGYDDSLDVVGLHLVAGFIGCLYLGFFATDTGLFTGGNIDQLIAQIIPSVFVAAYSFAVAFGLGKAIDATIGFRVTEDEEVAGLDNVLHGGAAYKFD; encoded by the coding sequence ATGGAACCCGGGACCATCTGGCTGCTGATCTGTGCAGCTCTCGTTCTCTTCATGACGCCGGGACTGGCGTTCTTCTACGGCGGACTCGTCAAGGCCCAGAGCGTCATCTCCATGATGATGCTGAGCTTCGGTGCGATGGGTCTGGTCTTCGTGCTGTGGATCCTCTACGGCTTCAACATGGGCTCGGCCGGCTCGTCCGACATCATCGACGGCTGGCTGGCGAACCCCTTCTCGGACTTCGCCCTGCAGGACCTGGCCACCGGTGACGGCGCGTCCGGCCTGGCCGGCGTCGCCTTCGGCGCGACGTTCGCCGTGATCACGACCGCGCTGATCTCGGGCGCCGTCGCCGATCGTGCGCGCTTCTTCCCCTGGATGCTCTTCTCCGGCCTGTGGGCCACGATCGTCTACTTCCCCTCCCAGGGTTGGGTGTGGGGCTTCGACGACGAGGGCCTGACGGGCTGGATCGGCACGCTCACGATCGGTGACGCGGTCCCGATCGACTGGGCCGGCGGCACGGTCGTCCACATCAGCGCCGGTGCGGCGGCCTTCGCCCTCGCCCTGGTCCTGGGCAAGCGCACGGTCGGCTTCAGCAAGGAGGCCGCCGAGCCGCACAACGTCCCGCTCGTCCTCATCGGTGCCGCGATCCTGTGGTTCGGCTGGTTCGGGTTCAACACCGGCGCGGCGACCGAGAGCGGCCTGGGTGCGCTCATCTTCCTGAACACGATTGCCGCTCCCGCAGCCGGCATCCTGGGCTACATCGTCGTCGAGCACTTCAAGGACGGGAAGCCGACCGCCGTCGGTGCCGCCTCGGGCATCGTCGCCGGCCTGGTCGCGATCACCCCGTCGTGCGCCAACCTGTCGCCCTTCTGGGCGATCGTGCTGGGCCTGCTGGCCGGTGCGGTCTGCTGCTTCGCGATCGACCTCAAGTACAAGCTCGGCTACGACGACTCGCTCGACGTGGTCGGCCTGCACCTGGTCGCCGGCTTCATCGGCTGCCTGTACCTGGGCTTCTTCGCCACGGACACGGGCCTGTTCACCGGTGGCAACATCGACCAGCTGATCGCCCAGATCATCCCGTCGGTCTTCGTCGCGGCCTACTCCTTCGCCGTCGCCTTCGGCCTCGGCAAGGCGATCGACGCCACGATCGGCTTCCGCGTGACGGAGGACGAGGAGGTCGCCGGCCTGGACAACGTCCTGCACGGTGGCGCCGCGTACAAGTTCGACTGA
- the lepB gene encoding signal peptidase I codes for MSEEKRQLPLWQESLLLVATALVLALIVKTFFFQAFYIPSDSMVPTMVKNDKLLVQKWSYWSGGPERGDIVVFRDPGNWLGPDVDESSNAVQRGLELVGLFPSGGHLIKRVIGTGGDRVICCDAEGRTTVNGEPIDEPYLADQSVNADQTFDVKVPKGYLWVQGDNRGNSADSRAHLGEPGGGFIADEDVVGKAWLRVWPLNRFGTIEGTDAFDEVP; via the coding sequence GTGTCCGAGGAGAAACGTCAACTGCCGTTGTGGCAGGAGTCCCTCCTCCTCGTGGCGACAGCCCTCGTCCTGGCGCTGATCGTCAAGACCTTCTTCTTCCAGGCCTTCTACATCCCGTCGGACTCGATGGTCCCGACGATGGTCAAGAACGACAAGCTGCTCGTGCAGAAGTGGTCGTACTGGAGCGGCGGACCCGAGCGCGGCGACATCGTCGTCTTCCGAGATCCCGGCAACTGGCTCGGTCCCGACGTCGACGAGTCGTCGAACGCCGTGCAGCGCGGCCTCGAGCTGGTCGGGCTGTTCCCGTCCGGCGGGCACCTCATCAAGCGCGTCATCGGCACCGGCGGCGATCGCGTGATCTGCTGCGACGCGGAGGGCCGCACCACGGTCAACGGCGAGCCGATCGACGAGCCGTACCTGGCCGACCAGTCCGTCAACGCCGACCAGACCTTCGACGTGAAGGTCCCGAAGGGCTACCTGTGGGTCCAGGGCGACAACCGGGGCAACTCGGCCGACTCGCGGGCCCACCTCGGCGAGCCCGGCGGAGGATTCATCGCTGACGAGGACGTGGTCGGCAAGGCATGGTTGAGGGTGTGGCCGCTCAACCGCTTCGGCACGATCGAGGGCACCGACGCCTTCGACGAGGTCCCGTGA
- the lepB gene encoding signal peptidase I, which translates to MTDEPRAARRRLPWWLATLVYVAATLALALAVTTFCVQPFVIPSNSMVPALAKGDRILVQKWTYRAAEPRRGDVVVFRDPGGWLGQLDDPSAFQRGLRAVGLAPQGGYLVKRVVGVAGDEVRCCDEGGRTLVNGHPVDEPYLADESANAARTFQLTVPRGMLWVEGDNRGGSRDSRAMQDEPGEGFVPAESVVGRVWARVWPADRIGRLAPTDAFADVPSP; encoded by the coding sequence GTGACCGACGAGCCCCGCGCCGCGCGCCGGCGGCTGCCGTGGTGGCTGGCCACGCTGGTCTACGTGGCCGCGACCCTGGCACTGGCGCTGGCCGTCACGACGTTCTGCGTCCAGCCCTTCGTCATCCCCTCCAACTCGATGGTTCCCGCGCTGGCCAAGGGCGACCGGATCCTCGTGCAGAAGTGGACGTACCGCGCGGCCGAGCCCCGGCGCGGCGACGTCGTCGTGTTCCGGGACCCGGGCGGGTGGCTGGGCCAGCTGGACGACCCGTCCGCGTTCCAGCGCGGCCTCCGGGCGGTCGGCCTGGCCCCGCAGGGCGGCTACCTGGTCAAGCGCGTCGTCGGCGTGGCCGGCGACGAGGTGCGCTGCTGCGACGAGGGAGGCCGCACCCTCGTCAACGGACACCCGGTCGACGAGCCGTACCTGGCCGACGAGAGCGCGAACGCGGCACGGACGTTCCAGCTGACGGTGCCGCGCGGCATGCTCTGGGTCGAGGGCGACAACCGGGGCGGCTCACGCGACTCCCGGGCGATGCAGGACGAGCCCGGCGAGGGCTTCGTCCCCGCGGAATCGGTCGTCGGCCGCGTGTGGGCCAGGGTCTGGCCGGCCGATCGGATCGGGCGCCTCGCGCCGACCGACGCGTTCGCCGACGTGCCGTCGCCGTGA
- the trmD gene encoding tRNA (guanosine(37)-N1)-methyltransferase TrmD, with the protein MRIDALSIFPDYFAPLELSLPGKARRAGLVDFHAHDLRDWAHDRHRTVDDTPYGGGAGMVMKPEPWGEALDAVCTDAAVVIVPTPSGAPFSHAEAVRLSGADQLVFACGRYEGIDQRVLDHAATRWEVREISLGDFVVNGGEVAALAIIEAVVRLLPGFMGNPESLAEESHADGLLEYPVYTKPASWRGLDVPPILLSGDHGRIADWRREQSRVRTQQRRPDLTRDLSE; encoded by the coding sequence GTGCGCATCGACGCCCTCTCGATCTTCCCCGACTACTTCGCTCCGCTGGAGCTGTCCCTGCCGGGCAAGGCGCGCCGCGCCGGCCTGGTGGACTTCCACGCGCACGACCTGCGCGACTGGGCCCACGACCGTCACCGCACGGTCGACGACACGCCCTACGGCGGTGGCGCCGGCATGGTGATGAAGCCCGAGCCGTGGGGCGAGGCCCTGGACGCCGTCTGCACCGACGCGGCGGTCGTCATCGTGCCGACCCCCTCGGGCGCTCCCTTCAGCCACGCCGAGGCGGTGCGGCTGTCGGGTGCGGACCAGCTCGTGTTCGCCTGCGGCCGGTACGAGGGCATCGACCAGCGCGTGCTCGACCACGCGGCCACCCGCTGGGAGGTCCGCGAGATCTCCCTGGGCGACTTCGTCGTCAACGGGGGAGAGGTGGCGGCCCTGGCGATCATCGAGGCGGTCGTGCGGCTGCTGCCCGGGTTCATGGGCAACCCCGAGAGCCTCGCGGAGGAGTCGCACGCCGACGGCCTCCTGGAGTACCCCGTCTACACCAAGCCCGCCTCGTGGCGCGGACTCGACGTCCCGCCGATCCTGCTGTCGGGCGATCACGGGCGGATCGCGGACTGGCGACGGGAGCAGTCCCGCGTGCGCACGCAGCAGCGTCGTCCCGATTTAACACGCGACCTCAGTGAGTAA
- a CDS encoding ribonuclease HII, with product MSPAPSLRVERQLLRAGRTALACSDEVGRGALSGPVTIGMVLVTEQTRTAPQGVRDSKLLTPAAREALVPKIRRWAPVHGVGHASPDEIDQYGIIAAMRLAGHRALAQLTVRPDAVLLDGNHDYLSVPEQSALFGPPDLSDDVPPVVTMIKADLRCAAVAAASILAKTTRDALMVELASQHPQYGWELNKGYSAPEHIAALAQHGPSVHHRRSWSLPGCGTGTTVQIDETREVVAG from the coding sequence GTGAGCCCGGCGCCGTCGCTGCGCGTCGAGCGCCAGCTGCTGCGCGCGGGCCGCACCGCCCTGGCCTGCAGCGATGAGGTCGGCCGCGGCGCCCTCAGCGGGCCCGTCACGATCGGCATGGTCCTGGTGACCGAGCAGACCCGCACCGCGCCGCAGGGGGTGCGCGACAGCAAGCTGCTCACCCCCGCGGCGCGCGAGGCGCTGGTGCCCAAGATCCGCCGGTGGGCGCCCGTCCACGGCGTCGGCCACGCCAGTCCGGACGAGATCGACCAGTACGGGATCATCGCCGCGATGCGGCTGGCCGGCCATCGGGCGCTCGCGCAGTTGACGGTGCGCCCTGACGCGGTGCTGCTGGACGGCAACCACGACTACCTGAGCGTGCCCGAGCAGTCGGCCCTCTTCGGCCCGCCCGACCTGTCCGACGACGTGCCGCCGGTGGTCACGATGATCAAGGCCGATCTGCGCTGCGCCGCCGTCGCGGCCGCCAGCATCCTGGCCAAGACGACGCGTGACGCCCTGATGGTGGAGCTCGCGTCGCAGCATCCGCAGTACGGCTGGGAGCTCAACAAGGGATACTCGGCACCGGAGCACATCGCGGCCCTGGCGCAGCACGGTCCGTCGGTCCATCACCGGCGCTCGTGGTCGCTGCCGGGCTGCGGGACCGGGACGACGGTGCAGATCGACGAGACGCGAGAGGTGGTGGCCGGATGA
- the rplS gene encoding 50S ribosomal protein L19 yields the protein MTNVIDQIAAQSKRDDIPQFRAGDTLKVHVNIVEGNRSRVQLFQGVCIKVQGSGIGRTFTVRKVSFGVGVERTFPVHSPVIEKIEIATRGDVRRAKLYYLRNLRGKAAKIKEKREI from the coding sequence ATGACGAACGTCATCGACCAGATCGCAGCGCAGAGCAAGCGTGACGACATCCCGCAGTTCCGTGCCGGCGACACCCTCAAGGTGCACGTCAACATCGTCGAGGGCAACCGCTCGCGTGTGCAGCTGTTCCAGGGCGTCTGCATCAAGGTGCAGGGCTCGGGCATCGGCCGCACGTTCACCGTCCGCAAGGTGAGCTTCGGCGTCGGCGTCGAGCGTACGTTCCCGGTCCACTCGCCCGTGATCGAGAAGATCGAGATCGCGACCCGTGGCGACGTCCGTCGCGCCAAGCTGTACTACCTGCGCAACCTGCGCGGCAAGGCCGCCAAGATCAAGGAGAAGCGCGAGATCTGA